The following proteins come from a genomic window of Neofelis nebulosa isolate mNeoNeb1 chromosome 5, mNeoNeb1.pri, whole genome shotgun sequence:
- the PFKL gene encoding ATP-dependent 6-phosphofructokinase, liver type isoform X1, giving the protein MATVDLEKLRMSGAGKAIGVLTSGGDAQGMNAAVRAVTRMGIYVGAKVFLIYEGYEGLVEGGENIKQANWLSVSNIIQLGGTVIGSARCQAFTTREGRLAAAYNLVQRGITNLCVIGGDGSLTGANIFRREWGSLLEELVAAGKISESTAQTYSHLNIVGLVGSIDNDFCGTDMTIGTDSALHRIMEVIDAITTTAQSHQRTFVLEVMGRHCGYLALVSALASGADWLFIPEAPPEDGWENFMCERLGETRSRGSRLNIIIIAEGAIDRNGKPISSRYVKDLVVQRLGFDTRVTVLGHVQRGGTPSAFDRILSSKMGMEAVMALLEATPDTQACVVSLSGNQSVRLPLMECVQVTKEVQKAMDEKRFDEAIQLRGRSFENNWNIYKLLAHQKVSTEKTNFSLAILNVGAPAAGMNAAVRSAVRSGISQGHTVYVVHDGFEGLAKGQVQEVSWHDVAGWLGRGGSMLGTKRTLPKSYMQNVVENIRTYNIQALLVIGGFEAYEGVLQLVEARGRYEELCIVMCVIPATISNNVPGTDFSLGSDTAVNAAMESCDRIKQSASGTKRRVFIVETMGGYCGYLATVTGIAVGADAAYVFEDPFNIQDLKANVEHMTEKMKTHIQRGLVLRNEKCHEHYTTEFLYNLYSSEGKGVFDCRTNVLGHLQQGGAPTPFDRNYGTKLGVKAMLWMSEKLRAVYRNGRVFANAPDSACVIGLQKKAVAFSPVTELKKDTDFEHRMPREQWWLNLRLMLKMLAHYRISMADYVSGELEHVTRRTLSIDKGF; this is encoded by the exons GGCTACGAGGGCCTCGTGGAAGGAGGCGAGAACATTAAGCAGGCCAACTGGCTCAGCGTGTCCAACATCATCCAGCTG GGCGGCACCGTCATCGGCAGTGCCCGCTGCCAGGCCTTCACCACgcgggaggggcgcctggcggcGGCCTACAACCTGGTCCAGCGTGGCATCACCAACCTGTGCGTCATCGGCGGGGACGGCAGCCTGACGGGCGCCAACATCTTCCGCCGCGAGTGGGGCAGCCTGCTGGAGGAGCTGGTGGCAGCAG GCAAGATCTCGGAGAGCACGGCGCAGACCTACTCACACCTGAACATCGTGGGGCTGGTGGGCTCCATCGACAACGACTTCTGCGGCACCGACATGACCATCGGCACGGACTCGGCCCTGCACCGCATCATGGAGGTCATCGACGCCATTACCACCACCGCCCAGAG CCACCAGAGGACCTTTGTGCTGGAGGTGATGGGGCGGCACTGTGG GTACCTGGCCCTGGTGTCCGCCCTGGCCTCGGGGGCTGACTGGCTGTTCATCCCCGAGGCGCCCCCCGAGGACGGCTGGGAGAACTTCATGTGTGAGAGACTTGGGGAG ACTCGGAGCAGAGGGTCCCGACTGAACATCATCATCATCGCGGAGGGCGCCATTGACCGTAACGGGAAGCCCATCTCGTCCCGTTACGTGAAGGAC CTGGTGGTCCAGAGGCTGGGCTTCGACACCCGTGTGACTGTGCTGGGCCACgtgcagaggggagggaccccTTCGGCGTTTGACCGCATCCTG aGCAGCAAGATGGGCATGGAGGCGGTGATGGCGCTTCTGGAGGCCACTCCCGACACGCAGGCCTGCGTGGTCAGCCTGTCGGGGAACCAGTCCGTGCGGCTGCCCCTCATGGAGTGTGTGCAGGTG ACAAAGGAGGTCCAGAAGGCCATGGATGAGAAGAGGTTCGACGAGGCCATCCAGCTCCGTGGCAG GAGCTTTGAGAACAACTGGAACATTTACAAGCTGCTCGCACACCAGAAGGTCTCCACAGAGAAG ACCAACTTCTCCCTGGCCATCCTGAACGTGGGCGCCCCGGCGGCCGGCATGAATGCGGCTGTGCGCTCGGCGGTGCGGTCTGGCATCTCCCAGGGCCACACGGTGTATGTCGTGCACGATGGCTTTGAAGGCCTGGCCAAGGGTCAG GTACAGGAAGTGAGTTGGCACGATGTGGCCGGCTGGCTGGGCCGTGGCGGCTCCATGCTGGGGACCAAGAG GACGCTGCCCAAGAGCTACATGCAGAACGTAGTGGAAAACATCCGTACCTACAACATCCAGGCCCTGCTGGTCATTGGCGGCTTTGAG GCCTACGAGGGGGTGTTGCAGCTGGTGGAGGCGCGTGGGCGCTACGAGGAGCTCTGCATTGTCATGTGCGTCATCCCGGCCACCATCAGCAACAACGTACCGGGCACCGACTTCAGCCTGGGATCGGACACCGCCGTCAACGCCGCCATGGAG AGCTGTGACCGCATCAAGCAGTCGGCCTCGGGGACCAAGCGCCGTGTGTTCATCGTGGAGACCATGGGGGGCTACTGCGGCTACCTGGCCACCGTGACGGGCATCGCCGTGGGGGCCGACGCCGCCTACGTCTTCGAGGACCCTTTCAACATCCAAGACTTAAAA GCCAACGTGGAACACATGACCGAGAAGATGAAGACACACATCCAGAGGGGCCTCGTGCTTCG AAACGAGAAGTGCCATGAACACTACACCACGGAGTTTCTGTATAACCTGTACTCCTCCGAGGGGAAGGGCGTCTTTGACTGCAGGACCAACGTCCTGGGCCACCTGCAGCAG GGCGGAGCTCCGACCCCCTTTGACCGGAACTACGGTACGAAGCTTGGGGTGAAGGCCATGCTCTGGATGTCGGAGAAGCTGCGGGCCGTCTACCGTAATG GGCGGGTGTTCGCCAACGCCCCCGACTCAGCCTGCGTGATCGGCCTGCAGAAGAAGGCGGTGGCCTTCAGCCCTGTCACCGAGCTCAAGAAGGACACCGACTTTGA GCACCGCATGCCGCGGGAGCAGTGGTGGCTGAACCTGCGGCTCATGCTGAAAATGCTGGCGCATTACCGCATCAGCATGGCCGACTACGTGTCCGGGGAGCTGGAGCACGTCACCCGCCGCACCCTCAGCATCGACAAGGGCTTCTGA
- the PFKL gene encoding ATP-dependent 6-phosphofructokinase, liver type isoform X2, with amino-acid sequence MNAAVRAVTRMGIYVGAKVFLIYEGYEGLVEGGENIKQANWLSVSNIIQLGGTVIGSARCQAFTTREGRLAAAYNLVQRGITNLCVIGGDGSLTGANIFRREWGSLLEELVAAGKISESTAQTYSHLNIVGLVGSIDNDFCGTDMTIGTDSALHRIMEVIDAITTTAQSHQRTFVLEVMGRHCGYLALVSALASGADWLFIPEAPPEDGWENFMCERLGETRSRGSRLNIIIIAEGAIDRNGKPISSRYVKDLVVQRLGFDTRVTVLGHVQRGGTPSAFDRILSSKMGMEAVMALLEATPDTQACVVSLSGNQSVRLPLMECVQVTKEVQKAMDEKRFDEAIQLRGRSFENNWNIYKLLAHQKVSTEKTNFSLAILNVGAPAAGMNAAVRSAVRSGISQGHTVYVVHDGFEGLAKGQVQEVSWHDVAGWLGRGGSMLGTKRTLPKSYMQNVVENIRTYNIQALLVIGGFEAYEGVLQLVEARGRYEELCIVMCVIPATISNNVPGTDFSLGSDTAVNAAMESCDRIKQSASGTKRRVFIVETMGGYCGYLATVTGIAVGADAAYVFEDPFNIQDLKANVEHMTEKMKTHIQRGLVLRNEKCHEHYTTEFLYNLYSSEGKGVFDCRTNVLGHLQQGGAPTPFDRNYGTKLGVKAMLWMSEKLRAVYRNGRVFANAPDSACVIGLQKKAVAFSPVTELKKDTDFEHRMPREQWWLNLRLMLKMLAHYRISMADYVSGELEHVTRRTLSIDKGF; translated from the exons GGCTACGAGGGCCTCGTGGAAGGAGGCGAGAACATTAAGCAGGCCAACTGGCTCAGCGTGTCCAACATCATCCAGCTG GGCGGCACCGTCATCGGCAGTGCCCGCTGCCAGGCCTTCACCACgcgggaggggcgcctggcggcGGCCTACAACCTGGTCCAGCGTGGCATCACCAACCTGTGCGTCATCGGCGGGGACGGCAGCCTGACGGGCGCCAACATCTTCCGCCGCGAGTGGGGCAGCCTGCTGGAGGAGCTGGTGGCAGCAG GCAAGATCTCGGAGAGCACGGCGCAGACCTACTCACACCTGAACATCGTGGGGCTGGTGGGCTCCATCGACAACGACTTCTGCGGCACCGACATGACCATCGGCACGGACTCGGCCCTGCACCGCATCATGGAGGTCATCGACGCCATTACCACCACCGCCCAGAG CCACCAGAGGACCTTTGTGCTGGAGGTGATGGGGCGGCACTGTGG GTACCTGGCCCTGGTGTCCGCCCTGGCCTCGGGGGCTGACTGGCTGTTCATCCCCGAGGCGCCCCCCGAGGACGGCTGGGAGAACTTCATGTGTGAGAGACTTGGGGAG ACTCGGAGCAGAGGGTCCCGACTGAACATCATCATCATCGCGGAGGGCGCCATTGACCGTAACGGGAAGCCCATCTCGTCCCGTTACGTGAAGGAC CTGGTGGTCCAGAGGCTGGGCTTCGACACCCGTGTGACTGTGCTGGGCCACgtgcagaggggagggaccccTTCGGCGTTTGACCGCATCCTG aGCAGCAAGATGGGCATGGAGGCGGTGATGGCGCTTCTGGAGGCCACTCCCGACACGCAGGCCTGCGTGGTCAGCCTGTCGGGGAACCAGTCCGTGCGGCTGCCCCTCATGGAGTGTGTGCAGGTG ACAAAGGAGGTCCAGAAGGCCATGGATGAGAAGAGGTTCGACGAGGCCATCCAGCTCCGTGGCAG GAGCTTTGAGAACAACTGGAACATTTACAAGCTGCTCGCACACCAGAAGGTCTCCACAGAGAAG ACCAACTTCTCCCTGGCCATCCTGAACGTGGGCGCCCCGGCGGCCGGCATGAATGCGGCTGTGCGCTCGGCGGTGCGGTCTGGCATCTCCCAGGGCCACACGGTGTATGTCGTGCACGATGGCTTTGAAGGCCTGGCCAAGGGTCAG GTACAGGAAGTGAGTTGGCACGATGTGGCCGGCTGGCTGGGCCGTGGCGGCTCCATGCTGGGGACCAAGAG GACGCTGCCCAAGAGCTACATGCAGAACGTAGTGGAAAACATCCGTACCTACAACATCCAGGCCCTGCTGGTCATTGGCGGCTTTGAG GCCTACGAGGGGGTGTTGCAGCTGGTGGAGGCGCGTGGGCGCTACGAGGAGCTCTGCATTGTCATGTGCGTCATCCCGGCCACCATCAGCAACAACGTACCGGGCACCGACTTCAGCCTGGGATCGGACACCGCCGTCAACGCCGCCATGGAG AGCTGTGACCGCATCAAGCAGTCGGCCTCGGGGACCAAGCGCCGTGTGTTCATCGTGGAGACCATGGGGGGCTACTGCGGCTACCTGGCCACCGTGACGGGCATCGCCGTGGGGGCCGACGCCGCCTACGTCTTCGAGGACCCTTTCAACATCCAAGACTTAAAA GCCAACGTGGAACACATGACCGAGAAGATGAAGACACACATCCAGAGGGGCCTCGTGCTTCG AAACGAGAAGTGCCATGAACACTACACCACGGAGTTTCTGTATAACCTGTACTCCTCCGAGGGGAAGGGCGTCTTTGACTGCAGGACCAACGTCCTGGGCCACCTGCAGCAG GGCGGAGCTCCGACCCCCTTTGACCGGAACTACGGTACGAAGCTTGGGGTGAAGGCCATGCTCTGGATGTCGGAGAAGCTGCGGGCCGTCTACCGTAATG GGCGGGTGTTCGCCAACGCCCCCGACTCAGCCTGCGTGATCGGCCTGCAGAAGAAGGCGGTGGCCTTCAGCCCTGTCACCGAGCTCAAGAAGGACACCGACTTTGA GCACCGCATGCCGCGGGAGCAGTGGTGGCTGAACCTGCGGCTCATGCTGAAAATGCTGGCGCATTACCGCATCAGCATGGCCGACTACGTGTCCGGGGAGCTGGAGCACGTCACCCGCCGCACCCTCAGCATCGACAAGGGCTTCTGA